The window CCTTCAACTCCAGCTGGTTTGAAGTGCTCATCAGTTTAGGCCTCGCTTTAGCCTGACCAGTGAGTGACATCAAACCCAGGAGCTgagcctgcacacacacacaagcacacacactgGGGCACCGGGCAACCAGCCCCTCAAATGGCTCACCTTTGAAAGCAAGCAAAGAACCGCGAGGAGCCGGTTAAACCTTTAAGGGCCACCCAAAATGTTGCCAAGTGATGAGCATGCTGTTGGGGGTGTATGATTCCTTCTTCTGGGGGGCTTggctaagaaaaataaaatggggggATGGAGGTGGAAAAGGCTTTCTTCGAGAGAACGGGGGAGATGTCTTAGCGACAAAATGGCCCTGGGCTTGCACCAGGCACCCACTCCCAGGCCAGAAACGAGGGTGCTCTGACTTGGAAAGAGGGAAGCCAGCTGTCCTGATGCCTGACTCCCCTCCGCCccatcccacccccccaccccccaccccactgtcCTCCTTTGCCCCTGCCAGGCTGTGCCCACTGCCTTCCAGCACCTTTCCTGCGGAGAGCCAAGGAATTTCCTTGGAAGGAAAGTTCAGGCCATGCTGGAGGGTAGACCTGGTGCCCCCCTGCTCACCTGCCCAGGAGACAGGGAGGGCATCACCAGCCTCagctcctttccttctccaggccAGGCAGCCCAACTTGGAGCACCTGGTGGCATGTGAGAAGAGGCCTCCCCCTCTGTGATGGGAGGACCCAGTTCAGACCCAGGAGGTTCTCTTGAAAGAGAATCCCAGTTTCCAAACTGGACTGGTCCCTTCACAGCCCTGCAGGGGAAGGGGCAGCCAGGGAGGGGGGGAGTCACACCTGGCCTCTGAGTGCTGGATGGCTCCTTTCCTTGCCCCCTCCATCCCAAGGGGGCACTCACTGTTGGATGGTCCCTGTCTGGACACCATGCTCACAGGCTAGTCGGACGGCCCTGTCTTGAGGGGCCgggaaaagcaaaacaataaatctctctctcccaccGCCCCCGCCCCGGCACGGTCGCCTAGATGCGGTCTCAGAGAAAAGACCGACCCTTTCAGGAGGCCAAGATCCAGGAGGGCTCCGAGGCCTGAATCCCTCCCGGCCGGTGCCGCCGCCTTTCTCTTTATCGCGCTACCTTTCACACCCGGGGAACGGGGACGGCCCTCAAGCCGCTCAGCGTTCCTGGGTGTCCCTTCAGCACCCGGGGGGCCGGAAAGCCCCTCTCAAGGGCGATCCCGGGGCTCTTCGGAGCTCCTGGAAAGGATTCCGGGAGGCAGCGGAGCGCCCAGGTGAGCAGGGGGCGcgcttcctcctctcctcctcctcgggaggggaggggaggggcgcgCGGCTCTTAAGGCGAGGCGCGCCGACGGGAGCGCGCCAGTCCCTCGCGTGGCCAGCGGCGTGCCTCTTTCGGCGCGACGGGTCCCGAGCGGCAACGGCGGCGAAGAAGCTTTGCTCCACGCTCCACCCGCGCCGGACCAGGGACCAGCCCGGCCGTCCCGCTACCATGCCCAACTTCACCGGCAACTGGAAGATGCGCAGCTCGGAGAACTTCGAGGAGCTGCTGAAGGCGCTGGGTGAGCGGCAGGACCCGGGCGAGGGCGCCGGGCTGTCAGGGAGCCGCGGCCGCGGCCACCGCCGCTGCCATTTACGGGACTGCGAGAAccagagatatacagtatatggagagGAGGCTGAGGCCAGGGGGCTTGGCGGGCTGAAGGGTTCGTGCGGGGCCGCTTCTCCCAAGGTCCGGGGACCACGCGGAGAAGAAAGGAGACGGGGAAAGCCACCCCGCCTCCCGTCGTGGCAGCGTGTCCCTGCGGCGGCGTGGCAGCCAGGAAAAGGCGGTGGCCCGGTGCCTCTTCCCTCCGGACTGGTGGGGCTGGGGGCTTCGGGAGGGCCGACTCTGCCCTGGAAAGCCGAGGGAGACAGGCTGGCCCAGCCCTTTGGAAAAGGCTTCGGGTCATCTCCGGAGGGGGAGGGAATCCTCGGGTCTGGAGGTGGTCTACCTCCCCGGGCCGCTTCTCCGGCATCTTTTGACCCCCGGAAGCCCCCGCGCTCCAGCGCCCCTCTGGTCATTTTGCCGGCGCCCGCGAAACGGCTAGGGGGCAGCTTGGTGGGGTGGGGCAGAGTCAAGCCCATGCTCCCTTCAGAAGCGTCATTTCTTCATTGGGAAGGAgcgggtgggggggcggcggtgtgGTCCCGAGGTGAGCCTTTCGGACTAGCCTGCCCTTCCCTCCGTTATTCTGAGGATTAGAAACTCGGAAGGCAGAAAGGGAGAACAGCGCTGTCCTTTGACCCGGGAACCGAAGCGCCAGCAGAAATTCTGGGAGATTTGCCCCGCTGGGGGAGGCCGAGGGGGGAGGCTAGGCTCCGGGCCACCGATTCAGCCGCAATGCAACGGCTTCGCCCTGGTTCAGTCGTCGGCGGGAATGGCTTTGTATTGCGAGCAGCAAGGATGGaaaatcccacccccacccccgccttcTCAGCCTCTCCTCCCGTCTTGCCTTCCCTCCTCCCGCCGCCTTCAGCTAGAAGAACCCCCCTTGGCACCCTTTCCAGGCAAGGGGAGCACacacggacggacggacggacagacacacacacacacacactcggcTGAACAAAGCTGGGGAGAGTGAAGCTAAAGACCCTCCCCAAGTCTCTATTCCCAGGGGGATGTTTTTGGTTCCTGGCCCCCTAGCTCAGACCtgccccctccctttccctctccctctctctctccgaAGCAGGGGGGCGGTGGGTGGGGGGGCTCTGCAAATTCCTTCCAGCTTGGGGAAAGCGCAACATACTTCAGGATAATTATCAGGTACTTGGATTTCCTCTTTCACATAATTCTTTCCGTCTCCTGCCCCCCATATGAGGATAATTTGAGGCTGGAAGTCTCGAGAGGCTGGAGGAGGGATGGAAGTAGAATTCAGATGCGATTGCGAGTCTGTGTGAAAGGGAGGGCGGGCACAGGGACAACCTGCAAGGCAGCTTCAGTCTTCCTCGTTTCCACAAGCCAGGGCTGAGAGGGTTGAGCTGTCCTGACACCGTTCTTTGGGGAGGGCCGCCCGATCCTCCGTGAAGAGATTCCAGGCGGGGAGTTGCAAATGCCTCAAGATCCATCTCGCCTTCCAGTCCCTCTTCCGAGGTGGAAATGCAAAGGCAGGTCTGGGCTGGAGTTGCTTGGTGGAAGGGCGAAGTGGAACCTGTAGACCTAGAGGCAGCCTGTCTCTGTGGCCAGTCCAGCCCTGTGGCCTTCGGGGCCCTGATCGCGCTCTGCAGTTTATACTGGCATGGCCGTGAAAGGTGTGAGGGCACCTGGAACGGCGCCCTTCCTGAGCAACCCCACAGGGCCTGCTGTTTccgttttatttttctttcttgagaGAAAACATGTCAGGCAGAGGGGTGGGTTCTCTTTCGCTTTTAACCTTGCCACTCCCCTGATAAAACTGCCAGTTTTGTTCACATCTTGGGATCAGTCCTCACCAAGGGAAACTTGGCAGCCAGTGCGAGTCCAACCAGCTGAGGGCCACGCAATCTGTTTGTCCGTACAGGCAGAGGCAGGGCTGGCCCCCTTTCTCCTTCGAAAAGGGTGAGGCTGCTTAGCCCTCCTGCTGCACCCCTGGCTGAACTGGGGGAGAGTCTAGGTCCAGTGACAGGGCAGGGTAAACAGTtgaagaaacaaaagcagaactGGTTCAAAACGATTTTCTCTGTCCAGTGTGCTCTAGGAAGCCTCAGCTACAGCTGATTGGATCCAGACCAGTTGGAAATTCTGATTTAATAACAAATGGAACAAAGCAGGGCAAGCCAACTGAGAGCAGAAAATCCGCCTATTTTCTGCAAACGGGCCCTGATgggatggtttataccttcacaGGCTTCAGCAGTGCTACTGCTGCACCAGCTGCCTGTAAGTGGGGGCCTCCTTTTTTCCATGGAGGCTGTTTCCCTCTCCTCTTTCTGCCTCTACTTGTGTCTGCCTGTTGCACAATTGTAAGCTTGTACAACACCATTGACGCTGCTTCTTTCGGGGAAGCCTAAAGCTGTCATGACTGATGGTTGTGCAAGTTCTTGATGATGACTGTCTTCTCAAGGAGGTTGACAGATGGATGAcgtcccccctgcccccagtaaAGGCCGTCACTGTCTCACACTCAGCTCCTTCAACCCAGCTGAATGCCCACATCTGCAAAGTATTTATCAAATATGCGTGTGTCATTTGTGCGTGTGTGttaagaaaggggggggggaaacaccaGAAGAAAGATGCATTTGAAGTAGGAGGCTTCTTAAAGACTAACAGGTTCACTGTAGCATCTGTAAATTGTGTCATGCAAAGACACGCAGGAATGTGTACATACCCAAAGGGAGGGGGTGTTACAAAATGAGGGCCCAGCAGTTTGAGAGCTGGGTGTGTCCCCTTGCAAATTAAGCCCAGATGTAGAAGCAATCCATTCAGGGGGAGCAGAGCGGGTGTGACCTGCTTCTGAACAGCCAGGGATTGAGACAGCTAGGTGAATCAGCCACAGACCTGTTCTGGGTCACTGGGGTAAATGGTGGCCCTTGAACCCGAGCAGAGGGGGCCAGCGCATCAGTGGAAGTCAGCTTTGCTCCACACTTCAGCGGACAAGTTCCTAAAGATGTCTGGCTCAACCTCCAGGAAGTGAGGTCAAATGTTCTCCTGTCTGCCCAGTTGGTTGGCTTCTGAGATATTCTGTCTGCAAAAAGAGGGGATCCCGTGTGGCCAGGATTCGTGGCAGCAGAGCAGCTCTGGTCTTCCCCAGCCTTGTGCCCCACAGCTGGGGGTGCTGGCCCATTCACTGTGGGGATCAGGTTTAACCCAGGGAAGGGGAGGCTGCCCCCAGTTCAATCAGGGAGGCCACACCTCGCCAAGGATCAGCCAGAAGGTTGGGGACTGGCTCATCCCGGCCACCCTCTTCTTCCAGGGGTCAATGTGATGCTTCGGAAGATCGCGGTGGCTGCCGCGTCCAAACCAGCTGTGGAGATCAAGCAAGAGGGGACATCCTTCTACATCAAGACCTCCACGACGGTGCGCACCACGGAGATCCACTTCAAGATCGGGGAGGAGTTTGAGGAGCAGACGGTGGACGGAAGGCCTTGCAAGGTGAGGGACAGGGAGAAAGAAGGCTCATGGCCATGGGAAAGGCAATCTCCGTGGGCTGGGAGAGATGAACCACCGCTGGGCTAGGCAGACCCTGATCTGCAACACCCCTTCCCTTGATGACTCGAGCCTCTTTGCTCTGCCCACAAAGGGCAGAAGGGCCTGGAGCTGCACAACCAAGGGGTGGTTAATGCCAAGGGGAGGCTGGGGCCGCCCCTCCACACCAAAGGCTGCCGCTTTTTGTGACCAGGCCCCCTGAGCATGGCTGCCACCCAGCTTTCTCCCCAGCCAGACCTGCTGCAGCAAAGGTGGGGAGCAGCTGGCCTTGCAAAATGGGGCAGAAAGGAGAGGCAGGGCAATGGCCAAGCAGAGGGGGAGAAAGGCGTTTTTGTTCTGCTGATCCTCTGGCCCTTCCAGCGTCACCCCAATCTTTTCTGCATCCCAGCCCACGAGGAGGCATTTCTGCACCACACCTTGCCTTCTCGGGCCCTGCACAGACAACCAGCGTCTGCAGGGGGGTCTCTCCGCGGCCCTTCAAAGCCTCTGCCTTCTTGCGGTCCCTCGGCGAGCCTTCCGAGTGATGGATGGGCTGCCAGGCTGCCAGCCGGAACTGGAACGTGGAACAAATGCCTCGCGTCAGCCTTGTTCTGCCGGCCGCCTGCCGAGTGACAAATGAGTGTGGCAGGGGTGTGAGTGTTGTGTGTCTTTGTTGGCTGCAGCAGGCCCTTTTTCTCAAGGGGggcaactttctttctttctttcccgaCCCAGAGTCTGGCCAGGTGGGAGAACAGCAACAAGATCGTGTGTGAGCAGAAGTTGCTGAAAGGAGAAGGGCCCCAAACGAGCTGGTCCAGAGAGCTGACCAACGATGGGGAGCTCATTCTGGTGAGGACCCCCCCTTCTTTTCCTCGCTCTTGGCAAGGGGGGCCCAGCCAAGGCTCTGCTCTCCCCTGCCCTCCTGCTTTCTCGGCTACTCTTCTTTCCTGGACCTTCGGGTGGGGTGGCACAGACACTTGGGGCATGCTCTTTCAGGGCCCACCCAGATGGCACAGGAGGTGGGGGCTGCAGGGAAAGAACTCTGCTTTCTCTCCTTTGAGGGAAGGCAGGAACAGCCAAAGGGCAGAATCCTCCCATGTGCTGAGGTGCAGATTCTCAGGGAGTAGACCCTGGGGGCCCCCTTCCCCCCCTTTTCAATCCCTTTGCCTGGAAGAGGATGAGGAGCCAGGGACAGCTGCTTCCCTCTCAACTTGCTCTCTTGCCTTTTCAGACTATGACGGCCGACGATGTCATCTGCACGAGGATCTACGTCCGGGAGTGAGAAGTCCTCGGCTGGTGCAAGGTGCCCAGAGTGGCAAGGGAGGGGGCAGGATCGGATAGCCCAGAAGCATCCCTGCACCGCAGTGCAATTCCAACCTGCCCTGCTGCCTGGTCCCTACTCTCTGTCCATGCTCAGAGGCACTGCCTGCaacaagacttaacaaagccacCGGCCCTTCAGAACATTCCCCctgctctgggggggggggggctgaagcAGCCTCTTCCCTTCTGAGACCCCCTCCCTGCCCTGCTCCCTTTGGCTCCTGCTTTGCCCTGGGGGAGGCTCACACAGGCCTGCCTTGTTTGGGAGATTAACTGTGGAATCCAGGGTCAGGCTCCGGGGTCAGGATGTGGTCCCTGCAAGCTGGGGGCTCTTCCCCTCACTCCTATCTGGGGCAGGGCGGGGGTGGGGCTTCCCATCAGCTCCCAAGTGAATCTATGAGCTCCTTGGCAGCAGCAGGTGCCCCTGCTACCCCCTCCAGTTTGTTCCTGACTGGTTTGAGCTCCTCACACTGAAGAACCAAAGTGGAAAGTCTTGTTGCAGGGACTCACACAAATGCCCTGGTGCAGACCTGCTCCCGCCCCACATTTTCCCTTCCTTGTAGGGCAAAGTCTAACATGTGAAGATGCCTTCcatccccccctcctccccccattaAAGCCTTCCTAGTCTTTTTCCAGGTCTTTTGCCGCCTTCATTTCTATGATTTGGGACGTATTTATTTTCTTGCCTCCCCTGCTTCGGCCAAACCCCGCCCACACCTCCCTGCCAGTGTCTCCCCTCTTTGATGTTCGGCTATTTTGCTCATAAACGGCTCACCAGAATGCCAGCTTGGTGCTTTGCATCTCTGGGAATTGGAGAATGCTCTGAGTGGGCCTTTTACCTCTCACCTTCCTCTCCCTGGCTCCAGAACCCCACAAGTGAGGGGTGGCCAGGCTTAACCCCAATGAGACCGCGAGGGCAAGCCTCCAAGGCGGTCCTTGGCCCTTCCATCACCACTCCATTTTGAACCTCCCCAAGCAGCTACCCTTGTGGGGCTTTGGGACCACAGAATAAAAGCAACTTCCCCTGAAGGTTGAATCCAGACTCACAACGGGATGCCCAGTCCCACCTGCCTTGGGGGGATAGGGCTGCCCCCCTCCCACAGGGGAGGGGCAGGGGGGCAGAAAAAGCATTTGCAGCTCAGCCACCTGAGCAGCATTTGCAGGCCTAGGAAATCATCCCCAAAGCCCTTTCGCCTCACTCCCGCCTCCCTGGGGCCCTGTCCCACTTTTAGGCCCCAGAGGGGGACCCAAAGAGGAGCTTCTGCTTCTTGGGGACCACCTTTATGGGAGGGGGAGAGGCGAAATTGGCAGCCACTGACAGAGAGCAGAGGAGTGGCCCTCCAGGGCGGATCGAGGCCTCCGCATTATGGCACCCGGGCAGCTCTCTGGAAGGGATGCCTGGCACTTTCCATGGGCAGCAAAGTCGTCCTTCCCCCTGGACCTGCACTGCCTCAAGAGGGGAAGCACCTTTGGGGTGCCAAGCCTCGGGTGCCTTAAATCAAGGtggcaacccccccacccccatttcctcCCATGCAGGAGCACAGGGCACCTGGGCCAACAGGAGGCAGGGCTGCCCCTCTGCGTGGCTCTGCAGGGGTGGTGGGAGAGACCCTTGGTCTGTCCCGGCTCACTGGCAGGCGGCCCAAGGGGCACGGGGCTAAACCCTCCACCCGGCCAGGTGGGGCCCATCTGTGGGGGCTGGGTGGGAGCGGCCGAGTGCTCCAAGCACCCCTCCGTTGCCATGGCGATGCCAGGGACCCCTCCTGCATTGTGCGCCTGAGATCTTCTGCATTACCCCTGGCAACCTCCCTTGCGGTGACCTTTCTCATCTCTTGTTCCCAGGAAAGAGAACAatgctccctccttctctccccgACCCTGAAAGGGGCACCTTTCATTCTCCAGACAAAGCCAGCCCAGCCCCCTCCATCTCGGCGCCCACAGGTCAGAGGCCGCTGCAGCTGCCCCCCCCATTAATGGAGAGGACGCCCTCCCTGCTCTGCGCTGACGGGGCAGGGTTCAGGGGCCCTTTGGATGGCACAACCCAACCGTGTCGCTTTCTCCCGAGCACCGCCCTTTTCCGCCAGTGGCTGGCTGCGCCTGGCAACCCCCATCCTACCCCACCCCTCTGCAAATCCTCTCAGGACTGACGGAGGGCGAAACTGGCATTCAAAAGCTCTCACCCCATCCCCTCCCGCCCCAATCTTTTCACCCACCCCAAGTCGCATGGCCAAAGGGGCTCCGAGGCCATGCGACCCAAGAGGATCAGGGAAGGGGGCAGCGCCGAGAACCAGGGAGATGTTCCAGTAGCAGCAAATCCTTCCCTGCCGAGCCGGGCCCTTCTAATCCCGCATAGAAAGCAGTGACAAACGAGTTATTTGACAAACGGTAGATTTGCTCAATCATTTTTGCTTAGAATCCAGGGCAGCCTTTATCACTTGcaggaatcccccccccccccgccacttccCTTTGCAGTTCCCCAAAGAATCCACCAGGGGCAACATTTGCTGCCTAGACAAACGTTCCAGGTGTGATCCACCCAGGGGCCACCAGAGGGCAGCATTCACTGTTGCTCAGCTTTCCATCAGCCCAATCCTTAAGACTAGGCTGCGCCCAAGGGTCAGGGGGAAGTCAGCCCCCACCCAGGGTGAAGTTGCTTTGCTCTTGCACGGGGGCGGACTGACAGACTCGCCAAATGAGACCTCTGAGAGGGTGCCTCAAAACACTTGTGGGGAGTCCAGTCCCTAATACGGACCCTTCCTTCTCCAAGCAAGGAAGTTTTTTGCCAGTTCCTTGTTCTTGGAGAAAAAAGGGTCCACCAAGTGAGAAAATCCCAGGCATTTTGATCATCCCTTTTGAAACTGAAATCTGAAAATGTGTTGTGCTGTGATGCCCCAGGCTTGTCTCCTCAGACCCTCACACCCCACCCCATTTGACCCCACTCCCATCTGCCAAATATTATCAAGGGACTGGGGACCCCGTGCCATTCTCCGGAGCCAAAGCTACCTCGTGAGGAAGACAATGCACACCCGACTCATGCGCATGAGAAATCTCCCACCCTTCCTGTAACGTCCACAGCCAGGTAGCCAAGCTCTGCATTTCCCGGgcttaaaaaaagcaaattaagttCTGCGCCATTGGGAAATGGAACCAACCCGTGTGCTGAGCAAAACggttttgcaaataaaactttGGCAAATCAGCTGGCTTGGAGGAATTCCTTTGTTCTGCAAAACCTCCCCTGCTCCGAGCGGCTGAATCAAGATCCCGAATGCTTGACTTCTGGAGCCTCAGCACACTCGTTCCCCAGACTGCTTATGGCCTGGAACTTGGTCCCTGTTGAGAAGCAGAGCCGAGATTCTGTAGGAAGGTGGCGGCCAGGCCCACCGTGGATCCGTTTGCTTCCTGCAGGGATCTGCTGGTTGAGCCATCCAAGCACAGAAGCTGCAATCTCACCACACCAATCCAGAGGAAACCACAGCTTGTGCTGAGCAAAGGAGGGGCCTGTTGGCCCCTTCACGCTAACCCCCAACAAAGCGGTTCAGAGGGGAGGACGGGGAGAACAGCGCACAATAAACAGGCAGACAGGGATCTGGAGAACGACCTTTCTTTTCTTGAAGCGAGTTTCAGCAGAACTTTGAGAGACTTGCTCAACTCCCACAGAAGCCCCAAAGTCCTGGCATTTCTTCCAAGCCTCCAGGTGGGTTCGCAGTAAGGAGGCAgagcagaagcaaaaaaaaaaaagaggaaaagcaggAAGTCGGGTGGGGAATGGACCCCCAGGTCTCCTTAGCAGACCCCAAGCCTCGCTGGGGCTTTGGCAACGAAGGTGCAACTCTCGCCTCTCCTGCCCCACATGCCAGACGGGGGGCTCAGGGCAAGCAGGACTGGCCTGCTCTGGACGACACCTGCACCATGCCGAGTGCCCACAAGCCACGAGCACCTAAACTCCGACCACGCTGGCTGGAAAGGCCGGCTATTATTGCTAAGGGAATTGCCAGTGGAGGAGGGGGCAGCGTCCAGA of the Candoia aspera isolate rCanAsp1 chromosome 17, rCanAsp1.hap2, whole genome shotgun sequence genome contains:
- the CRABP2 gene encoding cellular retinoic acid-binding protein 2: MPNFTGNWKMRSSENFEELLKALGVNVMLRKIAVAAASKPAVEIKQEGTSFYIKTSTTVRTTEIHFKIGEEFEEQTVDGRPCKSLARWENSNKIVCEQKLLKGEGPQTSWSRELTNDGELILTMTADDVICTRIYVRE